The sequence below is a genomic window from Gopherus evgoodei ecotype Sinaloan lineage chromosome 9, rGopEvg1_v1.p, whole genome shotgun sequence.
CAATTCagacccagatccctttccgtgTGTCTTTCAGTTGCAGTGACTAAACCCATCGTCAGACCAGGGCCTCTGGGATTCACTGTACCAAAAGGGGCTAGGACAAGCCTGACCTGCTCTGCCAAAGGGTCCCCACCCATCACCTACCGTTGGTTCAAGGGAGAGCCAGGAGGAAACACAGTGCTTGTGAGCAATCATGCCATACTCATGTTTGATTCACTGCGAACGTCTGACACGGGGAAATATTACTGTGAAGCAGAAAACAGAGCAAGCTCGCAAGTCATGCAGCAGAGTGATGCAGTGCAGCTGACTGTGAGGGGTAAGTGCCCCAAACTAGTGCTTGGTGGTCTTTgagacactcccagctgcaggatGATAATGAGGCAAATGGCTTAGAGGGTTTAAGAATGGTTTAGACCTTTAGACTGGATGTAAACAACATCTGTAGTGACACTCCCTAGCTCTCACTGTCAGCCTTCATAGTTAGGATGCAGGTGATCACTGGTTCTCtatcctccagctctgccacttgccAGCTTGCTGCCTTTAGGTAAGTcaccttcctgtgcctcagtttacccctgGAGATAACAGGCATTTCCTTTGTAATGCCCATTGAGATGTACGAATGCAAAGTGCTCTAAAAGACTTGGGAGACCATCGTCTCAGAAGGAGGTGAGGCCTGCTCAGTGCTGAACTGGAAGCAATTTGAAGACTGGAAGGGAACTGGTGTTTTCATTGCGGTTCTGTGTGAATGATGGAGAAGGGTGGGCTGAATGTGACACATCCACTTGCTGCCATTTTAGAAGTTAGTCCTCAGGTCGATAGAGCTTGCTGGAAATGACCTCTGCTGCCTTATGTGGTTCTAGCTGCTAGACCCCTTTCCTCTGCAGTCCTGTGAAGCATGACCTGTGCCATTGGGCTACTTAGTTACAGGCTCCATGGGATGGCAGCTGTTCTAACACTTGGAAGGACATGCCTAGAGAAGTCATGGATTTCCTTAGCTCCATGTGGTACAGCATGAAGTCATCAGGAGCAAAATTCCTGCCTCCATAACTCCAGTGGTTTGGGAGGATTCAGTATGTTGGGGAGCCCAGCGGAGCAAATTTGCTTCTTTAGTTGAAACCTCACCATGTGCTGTTTTGATTTAGGTTACCAGGGGACCAGCCTGCCCCTCTATCTCATCATCCTGATCGTTGTGCTCTGTGTGGCTGTGGTGTGTGTTGTCATTGCGCTCGTCTTGTGTAAGAGAAAGACCAAGAAGGGTGAGTAGGGTGTGCTGGGGATGCTCCGGGTGAACAGGCTGACTTTGTTTCTGAAGATTTCTGGAGAGGGGCCAAATAAAAACATTGCTACAATGCAGTGAAAGAAAATGAGTCGGTCAAGATCACTTCTTGAAATGGAACACTAAGGGGTAGGCATATCGTATCAAGACCAGGAGCTGACAGGGGAATCATAATCCACTGTGCTAGTCTCATTTTCTTTGAGCACTGAACATGTAGTAGTTTATCTATCCATTCCAATAGTGTGAATGCTCTTCTTCCAGCTGTGTGCCCCAGAGATGTTTGCTAGgaagtcaacatggtttcattCCATAAAAGTTGCTTCCAATTGACATCTCAACAGTTGTATTAACTGTAGATAGATGACTGAAGGGACCACTGTAATCATCTAGCCTTGGccctcctgcagaacacaggccacagaacttctctgaattaattcctgcttcaagtcaTCCCCCGTTCCACATGTGGTTTCCTGGTTTCTGTGCAACCTTCTCTGTACATAGTTCCTGGACATTTCGCTCTGCCTCAGGCTTCACTGCTGCTACTGGCCATGCCACCACTGCTTCCAAAGAAGGGCCAGATAACTTCCTTGGTCCATTCTTTCCATAGAATTCTGCCCCCTCCTTCTATCTGGCCTGTGGAAGATGAAGTGTGGTAGGGAGGTGGTTGATGGGAATGGATAGTTCCCTGCTTGGCAGATTCATCACAACTCCTTCCATGGGTGGTGAACAAATATGAAAGGGCAGAAAGGTGGCTCAGCATCTGCCAAAGAAAGCTTTCTGTGCTGGGGTATTCCTGGCAGCCATATTACACTAGCACAGCTGGCGCAAAGCGGTCACCAGGCAACCAAGAACTGAGCAGGCAATGGATAATGTCAGTATGGCGAAAGGCCCAAACCCTGCATCTGAACAGACATGAAATTCAGATCTGGCCCCATATTGTCCCCTAAAAGTGTAATAATTCAACTCCCAGATCAAATACTGCCCCAGTGTTGGGATAATTCAGATCTACATAGTTAAGCAGTCTATAGCGTTTGTCACCACAGAACTCTGACCCAGTTTCCATGCCCCGTTTTGGTTTAGTTCTGCACCAGTCTTTTATTGGGACATGTCTACTTTTGGTGCAGCTGGCCATTTGGTGCAGCTGGGAACTTCAGCGCTGTTTGTGTGAGTTTTACATGAACATAGTTTTACACACTTTTAAAGAAAAGTGCTTTTATAGGCATTTTTAGATAATTTATAAAATAATGTGGATTATGACAAAGCAATAAAGAAGAAATGTCAGAAAAGAGGGTTTTAAAACTACAGAAAAGATAAGTCCCTTACATATGCTGAGGttttttcagagaaaatattttatccattttttaagtaaaagtgttaaatattagttttttgaaaatattgtttaTGCATTTAGGTTACTTTGAAAAAGTGTGAAAAATAATTGTATGTCTTTTTTGAAATAAAGAATAGAGCATCTATATTAGAGAAGATAAAcaagacacacagtgagagagaaCAGCCGAGAAAAGCAAAAGTCTCTTAGTCTGTTAcaaaaagagtaaaaataaatGGGGAGAAAGCGAAAGTTATAAAGCAGCAAGAAAGTTGTCACTGAGTGCAtgacagagagaagagaaaaccACCTAACGCCTACAGCTGCTTCTAGTCAAATGCCAACAATTCTGGGGGACAAGctggtgaggtaataccttttaatgGATCCACTTCTGTtactgagagagaaaagcttttgagctacatatCTAGTCCCTTGAAATATATGTTAACTACTCATGCTAcacaatctgttctaccttgtatttaacAGTGACACTCTGATGTTGCAAACATCTTCAGGTGTGGGATATTAACGCCAAGtatcacaactaaatacaaggtggaacagattgtttagcataagtagtttatTATGCTATTTAGTTATTATTGGCCACTTCCTTTCCCCCCCTGCATTATTATTGACCATACTACCATTTTCATCTAATAATGGACCAATACTATTGTCTGGATTCCTTTTTGTTCCTTGTTTGTTATTAAAAACTCCTTTGTTAGTAACTCTGCTGGTCATAGACTTCTTTTGCTTCCttaatcaattttctacaattcttagctgtttgttttttaattcatgaTGATCTGCTTCCTCCAGtgttaaatggtgcaattgtggCTTATGGGCATCTTAaataattcccaattatcataCACATTTTCCTGTTTAAGTACTTCAcccagctgatttggcttgtgattgttttcagttttgtaaaactgacttttttttttcaaagcaccAAGTATCTATATATTACTAGTTTGGATGTCATGTCATGGATATATTTTGTCATTGCAGGATGTGCACAGGTAAATGTAACTGAATCACTTTGCAAAACTAGTGTCAagtttagactcatagactttaaggtcagaagggaccattatgatcatctagtctgacctcctacacaatgcaggccacagaatctcacccatccacatccataacaaacccctaacctacgtctgaattattgaagtcctcaaattgtggtttgaagacctcaagctgcagagaatcctccaacgagtgacccgtgccctatgctgcagaggaaggcggaaaaacctccagggcagattggcagaagccctggaggaaaattccttcccaaccccaaatatggtgatcagttaaaccctgagcatgtgggcaagactcaccagccagcacccaggaaagaactcagatcagatcagatcccatcccatcacagaccactgggcatacttacctgctgataatcaaagttcaattgccaaattaattgccataattaggctatcccatcataccatcccctccatagacttatcaagctcagtcttaaagccagatatgtcttttgcccccactactccccttggaaggctgtttcagaacttcactcctctaatggttagaaaccttcgtctaatttcaagtctaaacttcctagtgtccagtttatatccatttgttcttgtgtccacactggtagtaagcttaaataattcctctccctccctgctatttatctctctgatatatttataaagagcaatcatatcccacctcaaccttcttttggttaggctaaacaggccaagttctttgagtctcctttcataagacaggttttccattccttggatcatcctagtagcccttctctgaacctgtttcagtttgaaacaaAGAGATTTTCAGCATTCATTGCAGGATAGGGCACTTCAGTGACAGATGCCTTTTGGAAAGTATCACTGTCACAGgactcaaaaaaagaattagatcactcgatgattgcttcttctgttcattccctctgaagcacctggcattggccattgttggaagacaggatgccgGGCTAGAATAGACGATTGGTCTGACCCTTCATGGCCATTTTATGTAGAACCATCATCCAGGGAGGGGCAGCAAGATGTAATGGACTGAACACAAGGCTGTTTCTATCCCCAGTTTTAGCAAGTCTCTTAACCACTCTGTGCCTTGGCTTTACTGTggctaaaatgggaataacaatacTTACCTAACAGGGTCTTGGAATGGATGCACTAATTTATGGTTGTACAGCGTTATGAAAGCATACTGTGCTATGTAAGTACTAATTATTATTCCATTTTTCAATGGTaagactgtaaaaataaaaatctcatttCCACTAGGAAGAATAAAACTGCAAaatattcatttctttttctttttttcagataaTCTGAATGAAATAACAGAGTGAGTAAAATTCTTCATCTGTCATGCTGCAAGAACTTCTGGGGTTGTAATATTGATTTCTGTGGCAGGAAAGCTATTTGCCAAGTGAAGAATGAATGTCCTCTTTGGTTACACAGGAGGAGGGGTTTGAATAGCTTAATGATATTTGTGATTGACAGCATTGGATATTCACACGGGGGACAGCGATAGAAATGTTTGTGAATATCTTAGAATCACCAAAATTAGAGTTGAAAAAGACCTATTGGATCCTCTGTTCCTCCACCAGAGAGACCAGTGCACAATTGTCTTCTGTAGTGAATTCCCAGTGTTTTGTCCAGAATCTAAAGAACAGGAATTTCTAGCTCTTCCCTTGGGATAGTATCCCAGTTGAATGGGTCTCCCAGTTGAGAATCGTTTCCTGATGTTCAtccaaaactctcctttgctgaaCCTCCTTCCATTACTCCCTGGTATTTCTTCCTGGACTGTCCTAATCTTAAATTTGTATCACCTTGTCCTACTCTTCCATTCACTAACACAGGACAAGCTGCCAATTTAAATGTCCTGACAATAAAACAATATGTAATGTAGGAGCTATTTATCCAGATGCCAATGAAAGTGATCATAAGAGTGTGTGTTGCAGTGTGGTATTCTGCTGATGAAATTTGTCCAAGTGAGGTGTGTGTAGCCGTATGTTAAAATAAGGTCTAACTCTGATCAATATTGTTCACTACATACTGGGACTTCTCCATCAGCTGCACCTGCATTGTAAAAGATGTTGCCAGCCACGTGCCACCTTGCAGAACTTTATCAGCTGTACTTGGCCCATAGGTTGCAATTTGTCCACTATTTATTCTGTCCTTTATTTTCCAAGGGCCAAATCCCTAGCTGGCATAGCCCCATTGAGGTCAGCGTTATAATGTCAGCAGAGAATTTCATCCCAAAGTTAACAGATTGTTTCTGGCTCTTTCTATTATCATTGTTGCTTTTCCTTTCAATACAACTTTTTCAGCCTCCTATAATGTCCTTTGGGTTAGTATTCAGAGTCTTGTTATTCCATAACTAATATTCCACTGTCATTTAAAAGTAGAGGACCAAAGCCTGATCTCTGCCACCTTGCTGTAAATCCAGTGTCACTCCATTgaagttatgctggtgtaatgCAGACTAAAATCTGGCCCAGGATCTAAATTCCCTCTAAAATTCATGGCCACACAGGCCGCCGCCAAGGGCTGTGCACTtaactcccccagccccagggctgcggcaCAACGAGGGGAcatgcctctccctcccacctctgGGGCTGTAACATGGAGAGGCACCTCGCCCActccctgcactcccagccctgagccccctctcacaccctgaaccccaatcctctgcctcatccctgagccccctcccacactccaaacccctcagccccacccccgcaACACATCGCCTCCctactggtgcacataacaaaattcattccatacatggtggaaaaattagagggaacactgcccaggatcttgaagcTGGGTGATGTTGAGTCTCCCCTGGTTCTTTCGTCCCATTAATATTAGACTTTTCTTTCAGTCATAACTCCAAGAACCTCACAAGAGGAGAGACTTGTTCAGGAGTCAATGACAAGTGCACATATGAGGAAGCAAAATCTAGAGGTGAAAACAACTATACATCACAGCCTGTGAAAGAGAATGAATATGAGACAATTGGCACAGTGAAAAAGAATGACTATGCAACTCTTAGGAAAGCAACAGCATCTGAATATGAATTGGGGGATGTTCCATAGAAAACCAGCATTTACACACCAGCAACAGCGCAGAAGATAGGGCTGTAGAGCTTGAATGGTGACTATTCATTACGGGAAGCCCTTCATCCTTTCCACCACCTTCTCTGATAAAAAAATATTAAGCTCATTGCTTTAATTGTTGAAGGGCAATTGCATCACCCTCTGGTTCTTCATGGAATCCAGTCTGCCCTATTGATGCTTGAGAACTGCATGAAACCTTCCTAAAATCAGCTTCCTTGTGTAAACTATCCAGGAATGATACACGGTGAgaagtttctttttctctctctctctctctctcgggttTAACGTTCAGTACAGACAATGGAAGGTCCTTTTAATAACACGAGGAGAGTTCAGGAAAAAAACTGAAAGCCAGGTCAAAATAAGAACCACACAGCACTGGAGGTACCTGTGGAAAGGAATAAACTCTACATCTACATCTTGCTCTGTAATAGTTTTTGTACCATACCTCTACTGCGGTAAGGAAGTTTGTATGTATTCTGTAGTAAAGCTTGGCTGCTAGCTAGCTAGCCAATCATATGGTATCTCAAATTGCAACTTGGGACCTATTCTTTCAGAGAGTCCCTTTCTTTCGTCTCCTGCTAGAattacatttttaacattttggaAAAGATGgaagatactttttaaaaagtctgtggCTAGGACTGTTGCATCTCCTGCTGTCGCTTTTTTCTGCTCCTTGCTTTGCCCTTAGGCTTTAATATAGGCAACATTGTTTTAGCATGGAATCATATGCTAACAACCATCCCTTGTGCCAGCTCTTAAGTGTTTGTGTTAATAAAAACTTTCCACTCTGTGTAAAGCTGATTTCTCATGCACATGCCAACTGGTTTGGTATACTGTGCACACAGCATATAGACAGGTCACTTGTCCTCCATAGGTGGGGAATTGAGAAGCccagcagccaatgggagatatCCAGCATCTGCGCTCACCTAAACTGAATGGTTTCACATAGTCCAGTGGTGACTGACTTGACACCAGATACATTATTTTCAAATACAGTAATTGCAGCTCCAACCTGTTTGAACCTGGCTTGTAGCTCTTCTTGTTGTCAAAGCCTTGAGTTAAGGGAGGAGACTATTGTCCCTCGAGGGtgatgttagagggctttccctcaaACCTCTCACTTCCCTagttcttgtcacgcagacagcaagcagcaaaagacccgAAGTCTGAAGTGCAAACAttgtgatgtttattggggttagtttccaagcaagcatattctgaagcccttcacaccagttgGGCTTATCTCTATACCGTTCTGATGCCGCAGAGCATTTACCCTGTGTACCCCTAcccagctctgatgccgcagAACCTTGCCTGTGTCCTTGTTCCCCGTTCTCCCCGCAACTTAGCATAATTccaatttctgcttccacttcctgtttgaccccagttaTATAGTCATATTCTCAGTTATACCTTACCAAaagttttactgaaatttaactaaccagtcCTAACCTATTGCAACATAATTCTATAACCAATTATAACtcactaccctaattaacttacacttagcaaaattaattatacagcagacagaaacaattagtgAACCAGACAAATTAACAATAGGAAAGTGGAGGCCATAcagataaaacaatacagaaatgagagtTTCACAGCCACGATCATTCATAAGTgttttcttgccagacaggatgctatcttatgatcttttttttaatctggtagTGATGGGCATTATCAGGACAGaatcatcttcctaacagcccaataccaccttatttcaatgtgattgGTTGgtaatgtgag
It includes:
- the LOC115657325 gene encoding V-set and immunoglobulin domain-containing protein 4-like isoform X2; this translates as MEKLVWLVVFMNSFTTFHAILELTGTHDTEGTWKSSITLPCVYEPSQDFVQQTVIWTLFRDQSPATVFRRDSSGDHILLSQYRGRVSMPNSMPGDVSLEIEKLEVRDSGHYTCKVTWRAQDKSLLTRERTTTVKVVKVAVTKPIVRPGPLGFTVPKGARTSLTCSAKGSPPITYRWFKGEPGGNTVLVSNHAILMFDSLRTSDTGKYYCEAENRASSQVMQQSDAVQLTVRGYQGTSLPLYLIILIVVLCVAVVCVVIALVLCKRKTKKDNLNEITDHNSKNLTRGETCSGVNDKCTYEEAKSRGENNYTSQPVKENEYETIGTVKKNDYATLRKATASEYELGDVP
- the LOC115657325 gene encoding V-set and immunoglobulin domain-containing protein 4-like isoform X1, translating into MLPAFLSFLFYCSYFFFYVYLPHRVQVVAELFYLFLGVTCLDDQPDDLSTALLQGCSGLLSALAILELTGTHDTEGTWKSSITLPCVYEPSQDFVQQTVIWTLFRDQSPATVFRRDSSGDHILLSQYRGRVSMPNSMPGDVSLEIEKLEVRDSGHYTCKVTWRAQDKSLLTRERTTTVKVVKVAVTKPIVRPGPLGFTVPKGARTSLTCSAKGSPPITYRWFKGEPGGNTVLVSNHAILMFDSLRTSDTGKYYCEAENRASSQVMQQSDAVQLTVRGYQGTSLPLYLIILIVVLCVAVVCVVIALVLCKRKTKKDNLNEITDHNSKNLTRGETCSGVNDKCTYEEAKSRGENNYTSQPVKENEYETIGTVKKNDYATLRKATASEYELGDVP